The Arachis ipaensis cultivar K30076 chromosome B07, Araip1.1, whole genome shotgun sequence genome includes a window with the following:
- the LOC107607518 gene encoding uncharacterized protein LOC107607518 translates to MDDASVRHYLTTLVEESLKAAGVCSKLLDIFEETPLSSLGMTSRVEELERRLLMYQEQERELKEEVAKLKEGRDSLREKERKLQAQCNMEVGLRKTAQDSYQNPDKVVIDGVIVDPPVPVIISESELKTRRQRIIESPPRPKDAPSSSTVPPTSSSSPMDASLPGPGGVLPDSGGGDPSILLPKK, encoded by the exons ATGGATGATGCTTCTGTTCGGCACTACCTTACCACTCtggttgaggagagtctcaaGGCGGCGGGAGTTTGCAGCAAACTCTTAGATATTTTTGAGGAGActcctctcagctctttagggatgacctcgagggtcgaggagctggaaAGAAGGCTTCTTATGTATCAAGAGCAGGAGAGGGAGTTGAAGGAGGAAGTCGCCAAGTTGAAGGAGGGGAGAGATAGCCTCCGGGAGAAGGAGaggaagttgcaagcccaatgcaacatggaggtgggcTTGAGGAAGACAGCACAGGACAGCTACCAAA ATCCTGATAAAGTTGTCATTGATGGTGTCATTGTGGATCCCCCTGTCCCCGTAATTATTTCCGAGTCAGAATTGAAGACTCGGAGGCAGaggatcatagagtcccctcctcgccCTAAGGATGCTCCGAGTTCTTCTACTgttcctccgacttcctcttcaTCTCCTATGGATGCCTCTCTTCCTGGTCCTGGCGGCGTTCTTCCTGACTCTGGTGGTGGTGATCCGTCTATTCTTCTTCCTAAAAagtaa
- the LOC107609879 gene encoding prostaglandin E synthase 2, with product MRRVVNRAIFLGRALRSNSTAVYGGFTGGSTVCQVAPYDTCSSSSSKWLSQNFVDRLSLSNPYSAHSVRFGSAAATSLAQDVQSNASLRSEEGFKSKDVVLFQYEACPFCNKVKAFLDYYDIPYKVVEVNPMNKKEIKWSDYKKVPILTVDGQQMVDSSEIIDKLVKRIRPDYDLDAAEEKKWREWVDNHLVHVLSPNIYRTVSEALESFEYITTQGNFSLSERLVAKYGGAAAMYFVSKKLKKKHNITDERAALYGAAEQWVDALKGRKFLGGMDPNLADLAVFGVLRPIRHLKSGKDMVEHTQIGKWYSDMDQAVGQSCRVNSDS from the exons ATGCGACGTGTCGTTAATCGAGCCATATTTCTAGGCAGAGCCTTAAGGAGCAACTCCACCGCCGTCTACGGTGGCTTTACCGGTGGTTCCACTGTTTGCCAGGTGGCTCCCTACGACACGTGCTCGAGTTCCAGCTCTAAGTGGCTGTCTCAGAATTTCGTTGATCGCTTGAGCCTCTCAAATCCCTACTCAGCTCACAGTGTTAGGTTCGGTTCTGCAGCTGCCACGTCTCTCGCTCAAGATGTGCAATCGAATGCTTCGCTTCGCTCAGAAGAGGGTTTCAAGTCCAAAGACGTGGTTCTGTTTCAGTATGAGGCCTGTCCTTTCTGCAACAAAGTTAAAG CGTTTCTGGACTACTATGATATTCCATATAAAGTGGTGGAAGTAAATCCAATGAACAAGAAGGAGATCAAATGGTCTGATTACAAGAAGGTGCCTATTTTGACAGTCGATGGTCAACAAATGGTTGATTCTTCAG AGATAATTGATAAGTTGGTGAAACGGATACGTCCCGATTATGATTTAGATGCAGCTGAGGAGAAGAAGTGGCGCGA GTGGGTGGACAATCACTTGGTTCATGTATTGTCACCCAACATATATCGAACTGTTTCCGAGGCTCTTGAATCATTTGAGTATATCACCACTCAAG GTAATTTCAGTTTATCTGAGAGGTTAGTGGCGAAGTATGGCGGTGCTGCTGCTATGTATTTTGtgtcaaagaaattaaagaagaaacatAATATCACTGATGAGCGAGCAGCACTGTATGGAGCTGCAGAACAATGGGTTGATGCTTTGAAGGGCCGAAAGTTTCTTG GTGGAATGGATCCTAATTTAGCAGATCTTGCTGTCTTTGGTGTTCTACGACCCATCCGTCACCTCAAGTCAGGTAAAGATATGGTAGAGCACACCCAGATTGGGAAATGGTACTCTGATATGGATCAGGCTGTAGGACAGTCTTGCAGAGTCAATTCAGATAGTTAA
- the LOC107609880 gene encoding pre-mRNA-splicing factor CWC22 homolog, which yields MSRCFPFRPTGYTSNGSCSEALIESIKIQREDAKVKKDLKKERRREKKEKRKERRERKEKTSNFSDAKDQKHIEAGKSTTERSKGVCVQKLDDSENEQQNKSDITVEHDQPVSWLEPCSSDSIQSGNKRKRSVSPSSQNGATGIKLRLALKKPEEQKQDDQFGSTSRSAVTVYSSVQNANESHHQVRCFSSAERDTCAGNSDFKLKGKLQSSHNGAAPKSDAPVLSVYDALFQNWVPPPLTVDGLSSDEDWLFGSELKDGRSDTKRVKPISGAMRCSSTSLWPRAQYVPEVEIYALPYTVPF from the exons ATGTCGCGATGCTTTCCCTTCAGACCTACAGGGTATACGAGCAATGGGTCATGTAGCGAGGCCTTGATCGAATCAATTAAG ATCCAGAGGGAGGATGCTAAGGTCAAGAAAGATCTCAAGAAAGAGAGGAGAAgggaaaagaaggaaaaaaggaaagaaaggagagagaggAAAGAAAAAACCTCCAATTTCAGTGATGCTAAAGACCAGAAGCACATTGAAGCAGGGAAAAGCACGACAGAGAGAAGTAAGGGGGTCTGTGTGCAAAAGCTAGATGACTCCGAAAATGAACAGCAGAACAAGAGTGACATAACCGTGGAACATGACCAACCAGTCTCTTGGTTAGAACCTTGCAGCTCGGACAGTATCCAAAGCGGCAACAAAAGGAAAAGGAGTGTATCACCATCTAGTCAAAATGGAG CAACTGGCATAAAATTAAGACTTGCACTGAAAAAACCTGAAGAACAGAAACAAGATGATCAATTTGGCTCTACTTCCAGAAGTGCTGTAACTGTGTATTCTTCTGTTCAAAATGCCAATGAAAGCCATCATCAAGTAAGATGTTTCAGTAGTGCAGAGAGAGATACATGTGCTGGAAATTCTGATTTTAAGCTGAAAGGAAAATTGCAGAGTTCACACAACGGAGCTGCTCCAAAATCAGATGCGCCGGTGCTATCTGTTTATGATGCCCTATTTCAGAATTGGGTTCCTCCTCCACTAACTGTTGATGGATTATCTTCTGACGAAGACTGGCTGTTTGGTTCGGAACTTAAGGATGGAAGGTCTGATACCAAAAGAGTAAAACCTATTTCTGGTGCCATGAGGTGTTCAAGCACATCTTTGTGGCCTCGGGCTCAATACGTACCAGAGGTTGAAATATATGCATTGCCTTACACAGTTCCGTTTTGA